The following are from one region of the Lynx canadensis isolate LIC74 chromosome D4, mLynCan4.pri.v2, whole genome shotgun sequence genome:
- the LOC115499109 gene encoding olfactory receptor 13F1-like, translating to MFQGNLTSVTVFFLLGFSHYPKVEVIVFVLCLLMYLITLLGNIILISITILDSHLHKPMYFFLSNLSFLDIWYTSSAFTPMLTNFVTGENTISFVGCVAQMYFSLAMGATECVLLSLMAYDRYVAICNPLRYPIIMNKKVCLQIAAGSWLTGYLTTLVETVFVLQLSLCGHNTINHFACEILAVLKLVCVDTSMVELLMLVITTLILPMPVLLICISYAFILSNILRISSVGGQSKAFSTCAAHLTVVVLFFGTALSMYLKPSAVDSQEIDKFIALVYGGLTPMLNPIIYSLRNKEVKAAMKRLLIRNPFGTVLISVLNNIRASTLI from the coding sequence atgtttcagGGAAATTTGACATCTGTAACAGTTTTTTTCCTCCTGGGATTTTCCCACTACCCCAAAGTTGAGGTCATTGTATTTGTGCTGTGCTTGCTGATGTACCTGATCACCCTGCTGGGTAATATCATTCTGATCTCCATCACCATCCTGGATTCCCACCTACACAaacccatgtacttcttcctcagcAACCTCTCCTTTTTAGACATCTGGTACACTTCTTCTGCTTTTACTCCAATGCTGACAAACTTTGTTACAGGGGAAAACACCATCTCATTCGTAGGGTGTGTTGCTCAGATGTACTTCTCTCTAGCTATGGGTGCCACTGAGTGTGTGCTCTTGTCCTTGATGGCATATGACCGATATGTGGCCATCTGCAACCCCCTGAGATACCCCATCATAATGAACAAGAAGGTTTGTTTGCAGATTGCAGCTGGTTCCTGGTTGACAGGCTACCTCACCACCCTGGTGGAAACAGTATTTGTGCTGCAGCTCTCTCTGTGTGGTCATAACACAATCAATCATTTTGCTTGTGAAATTCTGGCTGTCTTGAAACTGGTTTGTGTGGACACCTCCATGGTGGAATTACTCATGCTGGTGATCACCACACTTATCCTTCCCATGCCAGTGCTTCTAATTTGTATATCTTATGCATTCATTCTCTCCAACATCCTAAGAATTAGTTCAGTGGGTGGTCAAAGCAAAGCCTTTTCAACATGTGCAGCCCACCTGACTGTGGTGGTTTTGTTCTTTGGGACAGCTCTCTCCATGTACCTAAAGCCCTCAGCTGTGGATTCACAGGAAATAGATAAATTTATAGCTTTGGTATATGGTGGATTAACCCCCATGTTGAATCCTATCATCTATAGTCTACGGAACAAAGAGGTGAAAGCAGCTATGAAAAGGTTGCTGATTAGAAATCCTTTTGGTACTGTGTTAATTTCTGTCCTCAATAATATCAGAGCAAGCACACTCATCTGA